A genomic window from Prochlorococcus sp. RS04 includes:
- the yedP gene encoding mannosyl-3-phosphoglycerate phosphatase-related protein YedP has product MIENSSIWVVSDVDGTLMDHSYDLSPAKETIKKLQKLSIPVILCTSKTASEVKVIRKELNLTDPYIVENGAAIYGESLKRVNGEIILGIKYESLEEILNFISKEIDYKLTPLNNLTDQEATQLTGLVGKSLNLMRDRHWSMPFLNPPSFLEEKINICCKKFNVDIFKGNRMSHLLSTKSNKGKAIKALKEYSNVHNIEIIGLGDSPNDLPLLLNSDIKIVIPGINGPNSNLLDQLKDLEFTLASEPNGYGWKNEINKLINDRELS; this is encoded by the coding sequence ATGATAGAAAATTCTTCTATTTGGGTAGTAAGTGATGTAGATGGTACTTTAATGGATCACTCATATGATTTATCACCTGCTAAAGAAACTATAAAAAAACTACAAAAATTGTCTATACCCGTAATTCTTTGTACAAGCAAAACCGCTTCTGAAGTAAAAGTTATTAGAAAAGAACTTAACTTGACGGATCCTTATATTGTTGAGAATGGTGCGGCAATATATGGTGAATCTCTTAAAAGAGTAAATGGAGAAATTATTCTTGGAATAAAGTACGAATCTCTTGAAGAAATCCTAAATTTTATTTCTAAAGAAATTGATTACAAACTTACTCCTCTTAATAATCTCACTGATCAAGAAGCCACTCAGCTTACAGGTTTAGTAGGCAAATCATTGAATTTAATGCGTGATAGACACTGGAGCATGCCTTTTTTAAATCCGCCAAGTTTTTTAGAAGAGAAAATTAATATCTGTTGTAAAAAATTTAATGTTGATATTTTTAAGGGCAATAGAATGAGTCACTTATTATCTACAAAATCGAATAAAGGAAAAGCAATAAAGGCTCTTAAAGAATATTCAAATGTTCATAATATTGAAATTATAGGTTTAGGCGATTCTCCAAATGATTTGCCTCTACTTTTAAACTCAGATATTAAAATAGTTATTCCTGGAATAAATGGACCTAACTCAAATTTACTAGATCAATTAAAAGATTTGGAATTTACTTTGGCTTCTGAACCAAATGGATATGGTTGGAAAAATGAAATCAATAAATTAATAAATGATAGAGAACTAAGTTAG
- a CDS encoding sugar phosphorylase, which translates to MKQIDSEKKLDRLKIDKLLKTIYSNHTTEEINFISNQLLQILDDFSEKSAYEEIRDKERWNESHSVLITYADSIYKNGEATLITLRNLLSKHFGSLSKVVHILPFLKSTSDGGFAVSSYDSLEEKFGGWDDLKSISKNHDLMADLVLNHVSSSHPWVQQFIKSQEPGISNVFSPEQNLDWSNVVRPRSSSLFSQINTDDGPKQVWTTFGPDQIDLNWHNPKMTLEFLNLITTYLSNGIKWLRLDAVGFIWKESGTTCLHLPRAHSIVKLLRVLLNNLLDDGVLITETNVPQKENLSYLIPDDEAHMAYNFPLPPLLLEAIITSRADILNSWIFDWPNLPEDTTLFNFTASHDGVGLRALEGLMNEQRIKDLLINCEKRGGLVSHRRLSNGDDKPYELNISWWSAMEDSSRDAKRFQYERFILSQLLVMALKGVPAFYLPALLASENDIKSFSMTGQRRDLNREKFKSENLSAVLNNPESNANKNLKYLRNAMDVRSELKQFHPCSQMNCLSKGRSDIVVIKRGIGPGSVFAIHNMTENKINYQLNDNDLPKIIDNDFNTHDFLTTNKYNCKNISLDPFQVIWLSAL; encoded by the coding sequence GTGAAGCAAATTGATTCAGAGAAAAAATTAGATAGATTAAAAATTGATAAATTGTTAAAAACAATTTATTCAAATCATACTACAGAAGAAATTAATTTTATCTCAAACCAATTATTACAGATTTTAGATGATTTCTCAGAGAAATCTGCTTATGAAGAAATAAGAGATAAGGAAAGGTGGAATGAATCTCATTCAGTTTTGATAACTTATGCAGATAGTATTTATAAAAATGGTGAGGCAACGTTAATAACTCTTAGGAATTTATTAAGTAAACATTTTGGAAGTCTTTCTAAAGTTGTACATATTCTTCCTTTTTTGAAATCTACAAGTGATGGAGGTTTCGCAGTGTCAAGTTATGATTCTCTAGAAGAAAAATTCGGTGGTTGGGATGACCTCAAAAGTATTTCTAAAAATCATGATTTGATGGCTGATTTGGTACTAAACCATGTCTCATCATCTCACCCATGGGTACAACAATTTATTAAATCCCAAGAACCAGGTATATCAAATGTTTTTTCACCGGAACAAAATCTTGACTGGTCAAATGTAGTGAGACCTAGAAGTTCCTCTTTGTTTTCTCAAATAAATACTGATGATGGTCCTAAACAAGTTTGGACAACTTTTGGGCCAGATCAAATTGATTTGAATTGGCATAATCCTAAAATGACTCTTGAGTTCTTAAATTTAATTACTACTTATTTATCTAATGGAATTAAATGGTTAAGGCTTGATGCTGTAGGTTTTATATGGAAGGAATCAGGGACCACATGCTTACATTTACCTAGAGCACATTCAATTGTGAAACTCTTAAGAGTTCTTTTAAATAATCTTCTTGATGATGGAGTTTTAATAACAGAAACCAATGTTCCTCAGAAAGAGAATCTATCTTATCTCATTCCTGATGATGAAGCCCACATGGCATATAATTTCCCATTGCCTCCTCTTCTCCTAGAGGCAATTATTACTTCAAGAGCTGATATTCTAAACTCATGGATTTTTGATTGGCCCAATTTACCTGAAGATACCACTTTATTTAATTTCACTGCATCGCACGATGGCGTTGGGCTAAGAGCTCTTGAGGGTTTAATGAATGAGCAGAGAATTAAGGATTTATTAATTAATTGTGAGAAAAGAGGAGGATTAGTAAGTCATAGACGTTTATCAAATGGTGATGATAAACCTTATGAATTGAATATTAGTTGGTGGAGTGCAATGGAAGACTCCAGTAGAGATGCTAAAAGATTTCAATATGAGAGATTTATTTTGAGTCAACTATTAGTAATGGCTCTTAAAGGGGTCCCTGCATTTTATTTGCCAGCATTACTAGCTTCAGAAAATGATATTAAAAGTTTTTCTATGACAGGTCAAAGAAGAGATCTAAATAGAGAAAAGTTTAAATCAGAAAATCTTTCAGCTGTTTTAAATAATCCTGAATCTAATGCTAATAAAAACTTAAAATATCTTCGTAATGCTATGGACGTCCGATCAGAATTAAAGCAATTTCACCCTTGTTCACAAATGAATTGTTTGTCTAAAGGTAGAAGTGATATTGTTGTAATCAAAAGAGGTATAGGACCTGGGTCTGTTTTTGCAATCCATAATATGACTGAAAATAAAATTAATTATCAATTGAATGATAATGATCTACCAAAAATAATTGATAATGATTTCAATACCCATGATTTTTTAACAACAAATAAATACAATTGCAAAAATATTAGTCTTGATCCTTTTCAAGTGATTTGGCTTAGTGCTTTATAA
- a CDS encoding glycosyl transferase, which yields MDFQQGLITTIHEYGVTGNLLKELNKSLKRRSTSILIPCLYEEFERPALKDIRGVLKNLTGLNELVIALSAKTVEQVKSAKSFFDSMPFPVHVQWTNSPSVIELLKSQEKNGLELLGTPGKGWAVWQGIGVATRKSEVVALFDADIRTFSPLYPSRMILPLLDESYGISYVKAFYSRLSLETHQLQGRATRLFVGPLLASLEQLVGKGPFLQYLQSFRYPLAGEFAFTKDLAMNLRIPCDWGLEIGLLSEVYRNVRTSKIAQVDLGLFDHKHKNIGDSSKEGLQKMCTEILSSVLRGLMEHQAETLTSTQLATLEVLYKRVGEDRVKQFGLDSAVNQLPYDRHEEELSVQKFAKLLRPATEDYLACPTTLQLPSWSRVLSCENKLQEDLAIAGSKDIQISEKELIKNF from the coding sequence ATGGACTTTCAACAAGGTTTAATCACAACAATACATGAATATGGAGTTACAGGAAATTTACTTAAAGAATTAAACAAAAGTCTTAAAAGAAGATCAACTAGCATTTTAATACCTTGCTTATATGAAGAGTTTGAGCGTCCAGCATTAAAAGATATTAGAGGTGTTTTAAAAAACCTTACAGGCTTAAATGAATTAGTAATTGCTCTCTCCGCAAAAACTGTTGAGCAAGTTAAGTCAGCAAAATCATTTTTTGACTCAATGCCATTCCCAGTTCATGTTCAATGGACTAATTCTCCCTCTGTAATTGAGCTATTAAAAAGCCAAGAAAAAAATGGATTAGAACTTTTAGGAACTCCAGGTAAAGGATGGGCTGTATGGCAAGGCATTGGAGTTGCGACTAGAAAATCAGAAGTTGTTGCTCTTTTTGATGCTGATATAAGAACTTTTAGTCCTTTATATCCTTCAAGAATGATACTTCCACTTCTGGATGAATCATATGGAATATCATATGTAAAAGCTTTTTACAGTAGATTATCTCTGGAAACACATCAATTGCAAGGTAGAGCAACAAGATTATTCGTGGGTCCTTTATTGGCAAGTCTTGAGCAGTTAGTTGGTAAGGGTCCGTTTTTACAATATCTTCAATCTTTTAGATATCCATTAGCAGGTGAGTTTGCTTTTACTAAAGACCTTGCTATGAATTTAAGAATTCCTTGTGACTGGGGTTTAGAGATAGGTTTATTATCAGAGGTTTATAGAAATGTAAGGACCTCCAAAATAGCCCAGGTTGACCTAGGTTTATTTGATCATAAACATAAGAATATTGGTGATTCTTCTAAAGAAGGATTGCAAAAAATGTGTACAGAAATACTTTCAAGTGTTTTAAGAGGTCTCATGGAACATCAAGCCGAAACATTAACTAGCACTCAACTAGCAACTTTAGAAGTTCTCTACAAAAGAGTTGGAGAAGATCGGGTAAAACAATTTGGATTAGATTCAGCAGTTAACCAACTTCCATATGATAGGCACGAAGAAGAATTATCCGTACAAAAGTTTGCGAAACTATTAAGACCTGCTACAGAAGATTATCTGGCTTGTCCTACTACACTTCAATTACCAAGTTGGTCAAGAGTTCTATCTTGTGAGAATAAACTGCAAGAAGATTTAGCTATTGCAGGGTCAAAAGACATACAGATAAGTGAAAAAGAATTAATTAAAAACTTCTAA
- the ureC gene encoding urease subunit alpha: MSYKIDRKTYAQTYGPTTGDRVRLADTELFIEVEKDLTTYGDEVKFGGGKVIRDGMGQSQVKRADGAVDTVITNALIVDWWGIIKADVGIKDGMIFEIGKAGNPDIQDNIDIVIGASTEVIAGEGHILTAGSIDTHIHFICPQQIETALASGITTMLGGGTGPATGTNATTCTPGSFHIARMLQSAEAFPMNLGFFGKGNSTNESNLIDQVEAGACGLKLHEDWGTTPSTINSCLNVADKFDVQVCIHTDTLNEAGFVEDTINAIAGRTIHTFHTEGAGGGHAPDIIKICGEKNVLPSSTNPTRPYTRNTLEEHLDMLMVCHHLDSKIPEDIAFAESRIRRETIAAEDILHDVGAFSIIASDSQAMGRVGEVITRTFQTAHKMKVQRGPLSQDSDRNDNYRVKRYISKVTINPAIAHGIDKHVGSIEKGKIADLALWKPSFFAVKPELVVKGGSIVWSQMGDANASIPTPGPVHGRPMFASFGQSLIKSSFTFLSKNSIEQNIPHKLGLQKKCIAVENTRNINKSNLKLNSKLPNISVDPQTYEVFSDGELLTCEPLDEVPMAQRYFLL, encoded by the coding sequence ATGTCTTATAAAATTGATAGAAAAACTTATGCTCAAACTTACGGACCTACCACAGGAGATAGAGTAAGGCTCGCTGATACTGAACTTTTTATTGAAGTAGAAAAGGATTTAACTACATACGGAGATGAAGTTAAATTTGGTGGAGGTAAAGTTATTCGAGATGGGATGGGACAGTCTCAAGTAAAAAGGGCTGATGGGGCTGTAGATACCGTAATAACAAATGCTTTGATCGTAGATTGGTGGGGAATAATTAAGGCTGATGTGGGTATAAAAGATGGAATGATTTTTGAAATTGGTAAGGCTGGCAATCCTGATATCCAGGATAATATTGATATTGTTATTGGTGCATCAACAGAAGTAATAGCTGGAGAGGGGCATATTCTTACTGCAGGTTCAATAGATACCCATATTCACTTTATCTGTCCCCAACAAATTGAGACAGCACTAGCCTCTGGAATTACAACCATGTTGGGAGGAGGAACTGGACCTGCAACTGGCACAAATGCTACTACTTGTACTCCGGGTTCTTTTCACATTGCAAGAATGCTTCAATCTGCAGAAGCATTTCCTATGAATTTAGGTTTTTTTGGAAAAGGAAACTCAACAAACGAGAGCAATCTTATTGATCAGGTTGAAGCTGGTGCATGTGGATTGAAGCTTCATGAGGATTGGGGAACCACTCCTTCTACAATAAATTCCTGTCTAAATGTTGCAGATAAGTTTGACGTACAAGTATGTATTCATACTGATACTTTGAATGAGGCAGGCTTTGTTGAAGATACCATCAACGCTATTGCAGGAAGAACTATTCATACTTTTCATACCGAAGGAGCAGGTGGAGGTCATGCTCCAGATATTATTAAAATCTGTGGAGAAAAAAATGTTCTTCCAAGTAGCACAAATCCAACAAGACCTTATACAAGGAACACATTAGAAGAACATCTTGACATGTTAATGGTTTGTCATCATTTAGATTCTAAAATCCCAGAAGACATTGCATTTGCTGAATCAAGGATCAGAAGAGAGACTATTGCAGCTGAGGATATCTTGCATGATGTAGGTGCCTTTTCAATTATTGCTAGTGATTCTCAAGCTATGGGAAGAGTTGGTGAAGTGATTACAAGAACTTTTCAAACCGCACATAAAATGAAAGTCCAAAGGGGCCCGCTATCGCAGGATTCAGATAGAAACGATAATTATCGAGTAAAGAGATATATTTCTAAAGTCACAATTAATCCTGCAATAGCTCATGGTATTGATAAACATGTTGGGTCTATAGAAAAGGGTAAAATTGCGGATTTGGCGTTGTGGAAACCTTCCTTTTTTGCAGTAAAGCCTGAATTAGTTGTTAAAGGAGGATCTATAGTTTGGTCCCAAATGGGTGATGCAAATGCTTCAATTCCTACTCCAGGTCCTGTACATGGTCGACCTATGTTTGCAAGTTTCGGCCAATCTCTAATTAAGAGTTCTTTTACCTTTTTAAGTAAAAATTCAATTGAACAAAATATTCCGCATAAATTAGGCTTACAAAAGAAATGTATTGCAGTAGAAAATACCAGAAATATCAATAAATCAAATTTAAAACTTAATAGTAAACTACCAAATATTTCGGTTGATCCTCAAACTTATGAAGTTTTTTCTGATGGAGAACTTCTTACTTGTGAACCCCTTGATGAAGTCCCAATGGCTCAGAGGTATTTTTTGCTTTAG
- a CDS encoding urease subunit beta — MSNLIPGEIIPEEGEIVLNLSKHVKTVTVSNSGDRPVQVGSHFHFYEANKALIFDREITKGMRLDIPAGTAIRFEPGDITDVKLVPFSGLRNVYGFNSLVNGSLNS, encoded by the coding sequence ATGAGTAATTTAATTCCTGGCGAAATAATTCCTGAAGAAGGTGAAATCGTACTAAATCTTAGTAAGCATGTTAAAACAGTAACGGTTTCTAATTCTGGAGATAGACCTGTGCAAGTTGGATCTCATTTCCATTTTTATGAAGCAAACAAGGCTTTAATTTTTGATCGAGAAATAACAAAAGGTATGCGTCTTGACATTCCTGCAGGAACAGCAATTAGATTCGAACCGGGTGATATAACAGATGTCAAATTAGTGCCATTTTCAGGTTTAAGAAATGTATATGGTTTTAATTCATTAGTTAATGGTTCTTTAAATAGTTAA
- a CDS encoding urease subunit gamma yields MHLSPQEKDKLLIFSAALLAERRLSRGLKLNYPETIAFLSFQVLEGARDGKSVSQLMSEGTTWLSKSQVMEGIPEMVDEVQIEAVFTDGTKLVTIHNPIN; encoded by the coding sequence ATGCATCTTTCACCTCAAGAAAAGGATAAATTATTGATTTTTTCTGCTGCGCTCTTAGCTGAAAGAAGACTCAGTCGAGGTCTTAAGCTTAATTATCCTGAAACAATTGCTTTTTTAAGTTTTCAAGTTCTTGAAGGAGCACGAGATGGTAAAAGTGTAAGTCAATTAATGTCAGAGGGAACTACCTGGCTTTCAAAATCACAAGTTATGGAGGGCATTCCTGAAATGGTTGATGAAGTTCAAATAGAAGCGGTTTTCACCGATGGGACTAAATTAGTTACTATTCACAATCCGATTAATTAG
- a CDS encoding urease accessory protein UreD: protein MIKTSWEGNCFLNFFNNKASLGNADKTIFKSKSTSPYKLLKSTHDQEGRCILPVLHTAGGLVGGDLLDFEVNLEKNSKVLLTTSSAQKVYGTVGRSKINPKGSFSKQKNLINILDNSHLEFLPQETIIFANGLYEQIFKVSISETSSFLFTDLIRLGRSSSGESIESGVFRSKLEIMRNNDLLDDWEYVDQIELSKASFVAKSGMDYMPVFGSLIWICEKDFSKSKINNLVGNIKKIFNETNNNLSIGILENGISVRFLGSSSQDARKCFFCIWKQIRSVCGFCEPKYQGVWPLQDSMNY, encoded by the coding sequence ATGATTAAAACTTCATGGGAAGGTAATTGTTTCTTAAATTTTTTCAATAATAAAGCAAGTTTAGGAAATGCTGATAAAACAATCTTTAAATCTAAATCAACTTCTCCTTATAAGTTGTTAAAGTCTACTCATGATCAAGAGGGAAGATGCATTTTGCCTGTTCTCCATACTGCAGGGGGATTGGTTGGAGGTGATTTACTCGATTTTGAGGTAAATCTTGAAAAAAACTCTAAGGTTTTATTGACTACTTCTTCAGCTCAAAAAGTATATGGAACAGTTGGAAGATCTAAAATCAATCCAAAAGGAAGTTTTTCAAAGCAAAAGAATCTCATAAACATTCTTGACAATTCTCATTTAGAGTTTCTTCCCCAAGAAACAATCATCTTTGCAAATGGTTTGTATGAGCAAATTTTTAAAGTATCTATTTCAGAAACTTCAAGTTTTTTATTTACTGATTTAATAAGACTTGGAAGATCTTCATCCGGAGAATCTATTGAGAGTGGAGTTTTCAGGTCTAAATTAGAAATTATGAGAAATAATGATTTACTTGATGATTGGGAATATGTTGATCAGATTGAATTATCTAAGGCAAGTTTTGTGGCCAAGTCAGGCATGGATTATATGCCCGTTTTTGGATCATTAATTTGGATTTGCGAAAAAGATTTCTCCAAGTCAAAAATAAATAATCTGGTAGGAAACATAAAAAAGATTTTCAATGAAACTAATAATAATTTATCTATTGGAATCCTTGAAAATGGAATCTCTGTACGATTCCTAGGAAGTTCTTCTCAAGATGCTAGAAAATGTTTTTTTTGTATTTGGAAACAAATCAGGTCTGTTTGTGGATTTTGTGAGCCAAAATATCAAGGTGTATGGCCTTTACAAGATTCTATGAATTATTAA
- the ureE gene encoding urease accessory protein UreE produces MRMNKQIVVTDWIKEKPKLGSFLKLTLSSDERRILRGKRITDCDQEIILQLPRKGKLNDGDILSTNESNFYVEIIAKTEDLIEISSNSKIELIKTAYHLGNRHVEVEISEGILLTKSDYVIKNMVLNFKVDVKNTKKKFFPERGAHSHE; encoded by the coding sequence ATGAGAATGAATAAACAAATTGTTGTAACTGATTGGATTAAGGAGAAACCGAAATTAGGTTCATTTTTAAAACTTACTCTAAGTTCAGATGAAAGAAGAATCTTAAGAGGTAAAAGAATAACTGATTGTGATCAAGAAATAATTTTACAATTACCTAGAAAGGGCAAATTAAATGATGGAGATATTCTTTCAACTAATGAGTCCAATTTCTATGTAGAGATAATTGCCAAAACAGAAGATTTAATTGAAATAAGTTCAAATTCTAAAATTGAGCTAATTAAAACTGCCTATCATCTCGGAAATAGGCACGTGGAAGTAGAAATCAGCGAAGGCATTCTTCTAACAAAAAGTGATTATGTTATTAAAAATATGGTTCTAAACTTTAAGGTTGATGTTAAAAATACGAAAAAAAAGTTTTTCCCAGAAAGAGGTGCCCATAGTCATGAGTAA
- a CDS encoding urease accessory protein UreF translates to MSKSHLLKYLLISPNLPVGGFCYSEGMESYLQNKNLTDSNSVKDLILSELKIGQIRLDARLLLDFFDIFNEINCRKDLNGNLQKLISLDKWILSSKDSLEMREQQIQMAKSLFELTKEFGFEYPYENDKKNSWSLAWSWACYCFEITKLEMVENFFYAWSANQLNAALRIIPIGSTKAQLIQRDLLETISKVSKEIMDKEIDDIYFGNVGLAMAQQNHNDLYTKLFRN, encoded by the coding sequence ATGAGTAAAAGTCACTTATTAAAATATTTATTAATAAGTCCTAACTTACCAGTCGGAGGATTTTGTTATTCGGAGGGAATGGAGAGTTATCTTCAAAATAAAAATTTAACAGATTCAAATTCTGTAAAAGACTTAATCTTAAGTGAACTAAAAATTGGTCAGATAAGACTCGATGCAAGACTTTTACTAGATTTTTTTGATATTTTCAATGAGATAAACTGCCGCAAAGATTTAAATGGTAATTTGCAAAAGCTAATAAGTTTGGATAAATGGATCCTCTCATCAAAGGACTCTCTCGAAATGAGAGAACAACAAATTCAAATGGCAAAATCACTCTTTGAGTTAACCAAAGAATTTGGATTTGAATATCCATATGAAAATGATAAAAAAAACTCCTGGTCATTAGCATGGAGTTGGGCTTGTTATTGTTTTGAAATTACCAAGTTAGAAATGGTTGAGAATTTTTTCTATGCGTGGAGTGCGAATCAACTTAATGCTGCATTGAGAATTATTCCTATTGGGTCAACAAAAGCACAATTAATTCAGAGAGACTTATTAGAAACAATTTCAAAAGTTTCTAAAGAAATTATGGACAAAGAAATTGATGACATCTATTTTGGCAATGTAGGTTTAGCTATGGCACAACAAAATCATAATGATCTTTATACAAAACTTTTTAGAAATTAA
- the ureG gene encoding urease accessory protein UreG: protein MSSKLRVGVAGPVGSGKTALVETLCLRMKKTHEIAVVTNDIYTKEDANFLINKKVLEEGRIIGVETGGCPHTAIREDCSLNKNAVLDLENKYNPLDFVFVESGGDNLASSFSPELVDLSIYVIDVSAGDKIPRKGGPGITRSDLLLINKIDLADKVGADLNIMKSDTEFMRKGKPWFFTNLSSGIGVEEITQFLESHIPNNRN from the coding sequence ATGAGCAGCAAATTGAGAGTAGGCGTTGCTGGGCCTGTAGGTTCAGGAAAAACTGCATTAGTAGAGACTCTATGCTTAAGAATGAAAAAAACTCATGAGATAGCTGTTGTCACCAATGATATCTACACTAAAGAAGATGCTAACTTTCTTATAAATAAAAAAGTTTTAGAGGAAGGAAGGATTATTGGTGTAGAAACTGGAGGTTGTCCTCATACAGCGATAAGAGAGGATTGTTCATTAAATAAAAATGCAGTTTTAGATTTAGAAAATAAATATAATCCTTTAGATTTTGTTTTTGTAGAAAGTGGAGGTGACAATTTAGCATCTAGTTTTAGTCCAGAACTTGTAGATTTATCAATATATGTAATTGATGTATCTGCCGGAGACAAAATTCCTAGAAAAGGGGGACCAGGGATAACAAGGTCTGATTTATTATTAATAAACAAAATTGACTTAGCAGATAAAGTTGGTGCAGATCTAAATATTATGAAAAGTGATACTGAATTCATGAGAAAAGGGAAACCTTGGTTTTTTACTAACCTAAGTAGCGGCATAGGAGTTGAAGAAATAACTCAATTTTTAGAATCACATATACCCAACAATCGAAACTAG
- the urtA gene encoding urea ABC transporter substrate-binding protein: MRISRRILAGLATASLAVTATSCGGGGTSGSFDDTVTVGILHSLSGTMAISESTLVDTEKMAIEEINAAGGVKVGGKSYKIEYIVEDGASDWPTFAEKSKKLIDQDGVPVVFGGWTSASRKAMLPVYESKDAFLYYPIQYEAQECSNNIFYTGATPNQQSEPATDFMYKRSPAAGGDFFLVGSDYVFPRTSNTITKAQVKQLGGKVVGEDYLPLGNTEVAPIISKIKKALPDGGIIINTLNGDQNVAFFKQIQDAGITPSSGYYVMNYSIAEEEISTIGPEFLEGHYGAWNYMMSIDTPASKKFAASFKKRWGADRVVADPQESAYNMVYLWKQAVEDAGTFDDNAVREALVGQKFDAPQGPVEVMPNHHLSQTVRIGEINAEGGFTILEETGVVLPQAWNQKHPSSKGFACDWTDPSKGEKYKL; the protein is encoded by the coding sequence ATGAGAATTTCAAGGCGTATTTTGGCAGGTTTAGCTACTGCCTCACTTGCGGTCACCGCAACTTCCTGTGGTGGAGGCGGAACCTCCGGAAGTTTCGATGACACTGTAACCGTTGGTATTTTGCATTCGTTATCCGGAACAATGGCTATTTCAGAATCAACTCTTGTTGATACAGAAAAAATGGCTATTGAAGAGATAAATGCTGCTGGTGGGGTTAAAGTTGGCGGCAAAAGCTACAAAATAGAATACATAGTTGAAGATGGTGCATCTGACTGGCCAACTTTTGCTGAAAAATCAAAAAAACTTATCGACCAAGACGGAGTTCCTGTCGTATTTGGTGGATGGACATCTGCAAGTAGAAAGGCAATGTTACCTGTCTACGAATCAAAAGATGCGTTCCTCTACTACCCAATCCAATATGAAGCTCAAGAATGTTCTAACAACATTTTCTATACAGGAGCCACACCAAACCAACAATCGGAACCCGCTACAGATTTCATGTATAAGCGTTCCCCTGCAGCTGGTGGAGATTTCTTCCTTGTAGGTTCTGATTATGTTTTCCCAAGAACTTCAAACACAATCACAAAAGCTCAAGTAAAACAGTTAGGCGGTAAAGTAGTTGGAGAAGACTACCTTCCATTAGGAAATACTGAAGTTGCTCCAATTATTTCAAAAATCAAAAAAGCTTTACCAGATGGTGGAATAATCATTAATACTCTTAATGGTGACCAAAACGTTGCATTCTTCAAACAGATTCAAGACGCAGGTATTACACCTTCAAGTGGTTACTACGTAATGAACTATTCAATTGCTGAAGAAGAGATTAGTACAATTGGTCCTGAGTTTCTTGAAGGTCACTACGGTGCTTGGAACTACATGATGTCAATTGATACTCCTGCATCTAAGAAATTTGCTGCAAGTTTCAAGAAAAGATGGGGAGCAGATCGTGTTGTAGCTGACCCTCAAGAATCTGCATATAACATGGTTTACTTATGGAAACAGGCAGTAGAAGATGCTGGCACATTTGACGACAACGCAGTAAGGGAAGCCCTTGTTGGACAAAAGTTTGATGCTCCACAAGGTCCTGTTGAAGTTATGCCTAATCACCACTTATCTCAAACAGTAAGAATTGGGGAGATTAATGCAGAGGGTGGATTTACAATCCTTGAAGAGACAGGAGTTGTTCTTCCTCAAGCATGGAACCAAAAGCATCCAAGTTCAAAAGGATTTGCATGCGATTGGACAGATCCTTCCAAAGGAGAAAAGTATAAGCTTTAA